The DNA region TGCTGTTCGCGCTCACGAGCAGCGAGAGCATCCCGAAGCCGCACACCGCCAGGACGGGCGTGGCGGGGACCGGCCCCGGCGTGAAGGCGAGGGCCGCCGTCGCCGCGAGCAGGATGACCGCTCCGATGCGCAGGTTGCGCGCCGGGTTGGGCTTGCTCGCCTGCCACAGCGCCCCCGCCATCGCCCCCACCCCGAAGGCGGCGCTGAGCGTGCCGAAGGCGGCCTCGCGCGCCCCGAACACCACCCGCGCGTAGTACGGGATGATCACGTTGAAGTTGATGACAGTGAGGCTCAGCAGCCCCACGAGCAGCATCACGTTCCGCACGGCGGGGGTGCCCCGCACGTAGTGCAGCCCCTCGCGCACGTCCTCCGCCACGCTGCCGTGCTGGCCGATCTCGCGCGGGGGGAAGGGCAGCGTGGCAAGCACGAAGAGCACCGCGAAAAAGGACCCCACGTTGAGGTAGAAGGGCAGCGCCAGCCGCGAGAGCTGGTCCGGGTCGCCGCCCGCGAGCAGGGTCACCCCGAGCGCGGCGACCACCCCGAAGAGGGCCTGTCCTATCGTGCGCGACACATTGAAGGAGAGGCTGTTGAGGGCCACCGCGTTCGGCACGTCGGGCCGGGGCACGAAGTCCACCACCATGCTCTGCCGGGCGGGCATGTCGAAGGCGTTCGCCGTGCCGCTGACGAAGGCGAGCGCCATCACCAGCCCCAGCGTGACGACCCCGAGGTGGGTGGTCACCGCAAGCGCCGTCGCGGTCGAGAGGAGCACGAGCTGGGTGGTGAGGAGGACCCGCCGCCGGGGCACCCGGTCGATCACCGCCCCCGCGAAGAGCGAGAGGAGCAGGCTGGGCAGGAACTGCGCGACCGTCACGTACCCCAGCGCCGCGCTGCTGCCCCCCGAGAGTTCGAGCACGAGGTACTGCTGCGCGGTCGCCTGCATCCACGACCCCACGAGCGACAGCAGTTGCGAGAACCAGTACCGGCGGTAAGCGGGGTGACGTAGGGCGCGAAACGTCTGGACGCGCCACGCGGAGACACGGGCGAACACCCGTCCAGGATAGGGGGGAGCCAAGCCGCCGAGCCGGCACGCCCTCCCCATGATGGAAACGCCAACGCGGGATGAGAGTCGGTCGCCGAAGAAGAATTCTCGCCTTGGAATCCTCGGATTCCCCCCAGAAATGAGGAGCGAACAGGCGTTCATCCTTTGAGTGGAGCTGGCGCCCTCCCTTCTTCATGGAGCGGCAGCCTCGCTTTCTCTGACAGGAATCAGACAGGGGACACGCCTTAACACTTCGCGTCGAGGCGCCTGAAGAAGTAGAAAAGTCCACAACTTCGCCTTCGACGGAGTTGGCAACACGAGTGTGACCATGTTACGGTGCCGATGTTTCATTTCCTTTGGGGAGCCTCTCATATGAAGCGTCCCTCCTGGCGATGCCGTGCCTAAGTGGCGCCGCATGAATGTCTCCGCGCCCTGCGAGTCCTTTGCATGACGTTCCTTCCCCGCTTCCTGTTGCCGTTGACCCTGCTTACCCTCGCCTCCGGGGCGGGAGCCTCGCTCACGGGCGGGGGGGCCGGGCCCCTGCCGCCCGCCGTCCCTGCTTCCGCCGAGGGGCCACTCACCGTCACCGTGCAGCCGGGGGACACGGCCTTTCGCCTGGCCCGCGCCCATGGCCTGAGCGTCGAGGTGCTTCTCGCCCTGAACGGCCTGAGCGGCCCCGACCTGCGCGTGGGGCAGGTGCTGCGCGTGCGGGAGGTCCCGCCGTACACCGTGCAGCCGGGGGAGACGCTGTACTCCCTCGCGCGCCGTTTCGGGGTGAGCGTGGACGCCCTGCTCGCGGCGAATACGCTCCCCACCGACACCGTGCTGCGGGCGGGTCAGGTGCTGCTCGTTCCCGGGCCGGGTCCCGGCGTCACGGCCCCCGCCCCGGCGGTCACGGCAGGGCAACCGCCCGTGCCCGACCTCGCCCCACCGCTCACCGCCGTCCCCGTGGCCTCATCCCCGGACGTTCTCGCCCCCGAGCCCCTTCCCGGGGACGCCCTGGCAGCGCCCCTCCCGGGTGACTGGCGCGGCGCGGCCCTGGCGCTTCTGGGGGTGCCCTACGTGTACGGGGGCAGCACGCTCGCCGGGCTCGATTGCAGCGGGCTGGTGCTCCAGGTCTTCGCGCCCCTCGGGCTGAACCTTCCCCGCCGCAGCGCGGAGCAGGCCCAGGTCGGGCTGCCGGTCGCGGCCGGGGAGCTGCAGCCCGGCGACCTCGTCTTCTTCGACACCGAGGGGCGCGGTACCGTCACGCACGTCGGCATCTACCTCGGCGAGGACGAGTTCTTGAACGCCAACTCCTACCGGGGCGGGGTCGTCGTGGACCACCTGCTCTCGGACCGTTACTGGGCGCCCCGCCTCGTCGGTGCCCGCCGGGTGTTGCCGCCGACCACGTACGCCTCGGGCCGCTAGCCGAGCCTTTGCCCAACGAACGCAGGCACGCTCTTCAGTTTTTCGAAGAGGCGTGCCCGCGTTCGACCCGCCCTACCCCTCGTCCTCTTCCGGGGTGTCGTCGAGGAGGGCGCGGTACTCGTCGAGGTGCTCGCCCTCGCCGAGTTCGCGGGCGATCTTTTCGATGGCGAGGCGGACGACCTCGCTCTTGCTGATCAGGCGCTCGGGGCTCGACAGCTCGTACGCCGTGCGGGTGAGCAGGGCGTCTTGCTCCTCGCTGATCACCACCTGCAAGCGTTTGCGTTCCTTCTTGGGCATCCCCTCTCCCTCTGACCCTGGCGACTTGATTTCCCCGGCAGCGTAGCACGCAGCATGAGTACCCTCAACATAGGGCTCATGTCACTCGGGTGAGTACGTATGGCCCCGTCCTTCACACGCAGGCCATCGTCTGAACGTGAAGCGGACGTGGGGTTCCGCGTAGACGTACAGTGAGCATCATGTGTAACATGCACTCTGCCCAGGCGGAGTGCGCCCGGGTCCCCCTATGCCCACCCCCGCGCGCCGCGCGACTGAAAGGACCGCCATGCAACTGACCCCGCTGCACCTCCAAGGAGGCCGGACCCTCTCCGGGACCCTCGCCATTCAGCCCAGCAAGAACGCGGCGCTGCCGATCATCGTGGCGAGCCTCCTGAGCAGCGAACCGGTCACCCTGCACGGTGTCCCCCGCCTCAGCGACGTTTACACCATCCTCGACCTCGCGCACCATGTCGGCGCCCGGCACGCCTGGGTGGGCCCCAACAGCCTGACCCTGCACACGCCCGAGATCGTGAACACCGACGCTCCCTACGCGCTGGTGTCCAAGATGCGCGCGAGCTTCATCATGATGGGGGCCCTCATCGCCCGCGCGGGTCAGGCCACCGTTTCCATGCCCGGCGGCTGCGCCTTCGGCTACCGCCCGGTGGACCAGCACGTTAAGGCCTTCCGCGCCCTGGGCGTCAGCGTTGTGGAGGAGGGCGGCAACTTCGACGCACGGAGAGAGGGCAGCCTGAACGGCTCCTTCGTCTTCGAGCTGCTGACAGTCGGCGGCACCCAGAACGCGATCCTGGCCGCCGTGCTGGGGGGCGGCACCGTCACGCTGGAGAACGCCAGCATCGACACCGACGTGGTGGACCTGATCAACTTCCTGAACGGCCTGGGCGCGCGGATCGAGGGGGCGGGCACGAACACGCTCACCATTCACGGCGTCCCCTCGCTGCGCGGGGGCGAGTACCGGATCATCCCCGACCGCATCGAGGCGGGCACCTTCATGATCGCCGCCGCCGCCACCCGCAGCCGCCTGACGCTGACGAACGTGCGGCCCGACCACCTGCGGGCGGTCAGCGCCAAGCTGGGCGAGATGGGGGTGGACATCCTCGAAGGCGGAGACCGATTGGTCGTGGACGCCCGTGACCGCGAGCTGCGGCCCGTCAACATCACCACCCAGAGCTTCCCCGGCTTTCCCACCGACGTGCAGCCGCAGATGAGCGCCCTGCTCGCCACCGTTCCCGGCACGAGCGTCGTGCAGGACCCGGTGTACCCCGACCGCCTGACCCACGTGGCCGAGTTGCAGCGTATGGGGGCGAACATCACCGTGAGCGGCTACACGCAGGTCATTCAGGGCGGGAAGCTCCATGCCGCGCCCGTCAAGGCCGCCGACCTGCGTGCCGGGGCCGCCCTCTTCATCGCCGCGCTCACCACCGAGGGCGAGACGGTGATCGACGGGGTGCAGTACCTCAACCGGGGCTACGAGCGGCTGGCCGAGCGGTTGCGCTCCATCGGCGCGAACGCCTGGCAGCCCCAGCCGGTGCTGGCGAACGCGATGGATTGAGGGGAGAGATGGGAACGGCGCCCGCTTCCGGGGAGGAGGTAGGCACGTTCTTTTGACGACGTGATGACTGTGGAGGATGCACAGAAGTCGCCCGCCGGTTCACCGCCTCCTCCGTCTGGAGATGGTGGGCGGGGGCGCTGGGGCACGGGAAAGGCCTCGTCGGCGCTCGACTTCTCACCGCCCGACAACGTTGAGCGCAGGCCCACCAACTTCACGATCCACCCTCCTAGGGTGAACCGAGCACGTCGTTCCCGAGCCGTTGTTCCCCGCCTCGTCGGTTGGGGGCGTCGTCACCCCGGAGGTTTGCCATGATCGAAGACACCAGCCCACTCGGAAAGTCCGTCGAGGAGATCGAGCGCGACAGCGGCAACCTCGACCCCGACCGCAACGCAGACGAAGGGGAGGGCGTGCAGGGAGGCGTGATCATCCCGCCGATGGGCCTGGGCGGCACGAGCGGAACGGCGGCCACCGGCACTGCCACGGGCGTTCCGATGATGCCCATCGTGGAGAGCGCCGAGCGGACGGACGGGGATGAGAACATCTGAGGGCCCAACCGGGTCGACATCCCGGATGTTCTCCTGAATCCACCGACAGGAGCGGCGCGTCACGTACGCTGGCGTCGTTCTATGTCATCCACCGAGTCGAATTCGACGGGGCAAAGCCGCACGTCTACGTTGGAACACGCCGGGCGCCCGCTGCAAGTGACCGAGCTGGGGACGAACGAGCCCGCCCTCGTTCTCCTGTCCGGCCTGGGTGACCCGGCTTCTTGGTGGTTCAGCGTGCCTTCCCCGGAGGAGGCAGGGCCCCACTGGCAGGGTGACCCCAGGGGGGACCGTCCAGGCCTTGCCCCTGGGCTGGCCTCCGTCGCGCGGGTCGTCGCCTACGACCGGGCGGGCGTCGGAGGCAGCGCCGCTCTCGACCACGACCGCACCTGGGATGAAATCTACGCGGAGTTGGAGGCCGTCTTGAATGCCCTGCACCTCACCCGTCCCCCGGTGCTGGTGGGGCACTCACTGGGAGGCATGATCGCCTCCACCTACGCCAGGCGGCATCTCTCCAGGGTTGGAGGACTGGTGCTGCTCGACATGACACCGCCCCCGCTGGAGCCGAGACCACACGGGCCGAGTCCTGAGCGTCTGGCGCTCACGCATTTCGAGCCCCCGGAGGTCGCCCCCCACGTGCTCGGCGATCTGCCGCTGGTGCTGGTCGCACCGGGACGGCCCTCCACCGTGGCCGAGGTGGCGTGGCAGCAGCCGACGGCGACGCGAGAAGCCCTCGACTCCAGATTCCGGCAGCGCCGTGAGCGACACGAGCAGATTCTGCGGACGTCGGCGCGCAGCCGGGCCGTCTGGACCTCTCAACCCGGGCACTACGTCCACCTCGACACACCCGACGTGGTGATGGAGGCAGTTCTGGAGGTCTGGCAGGAGGTTCGGGCACGTCTGGAGTGACCCTTCAACGGGAATCGTGTCCTGCGGCGGCTCCTCCCTGAAGTTCCCGCTCGGTGGCGAAGGCTTGCCTCAACAACGCCTGCCCGATGACCCCCGCACCCCAGGGAAGGACATGGGCATATTCCTCGGTGGGGATTGCCCTCCGGTGCCGTGTCTCGAATACGGGCGCGAAGGGGTGCAGGCCGACCCGCGCCCAGAAGCGCAACTGGTGGTACGGCTGAGGCGTCAGCCCCTCGACCCGCTGTGCTCCCAAGAGTCGGCAGGCCAGCACCTCCGCACACGCCTCCTCCGCCACCTCCCGCCGTAGCGTCTCCTCCCACGTCTCATCGCCCTCGGGTTTGCCGCCGGGCAGACTCCATTCGCTTCCATCCCGCGAGACGAGGACGATGTGCCCATCCGCCGTGAAGCACAGGCCGCCGACCTGCCCCACCGTCTCGTGTGGACGGGGTCGGTAGCCGGGCAGCCAGGTCAGGCGGGCGGGGCGTCCCTCCCAGGTCGTCTCCTCGCTGAGCGTCACCTCTCACCCGTCCAGCCGCTGCACGCTCGACCCCGCCACGCTCTTCGTGACGATCAACCGGCTGGGCAACCTCTCGGACAGGCTCTCGACGTGGGTCACCACGCCCACCATGCGGCCCTGCGTCCGCAGGTTCTCCAGCGCGTTCGCCACCGCCTCCAGCGCCTGCGGATCGAGGGTGCCGAAGCCCTCGTCGAGGAAGAGGGCCCCCAGAATCTTGTTCCCGGCGAGGTAATCGCTCAGCGCGATGGCGAGGGAGAGGCTAGCGAGGAAGGTCTCACCGCCCGATAAGGTCTTGACCGCCCGCGTCTCACCCGCGTTCCAGAGGTCCTGCACCACGTACTCGCCGTCTTCCAGCGCGAGGCGGTAGCGCCCGTCGCTGATCTCGAAGAGGAGCGCCCCCGCCCCCGTCAGCAGCCGCGCCTCCACCTCGGCGAGGAGGTACTGCTGGAACTCGTTCGCCCGCAGGGTATTCGCCAGCGTCTGCCAGGTGTCGAGCCCGTGAGCGACTTCCTTCGCCTCCCGCTCGATCTCGCCCCGGCGCCGCAGTCGCTCGCGGGCGCCCCGTTCCTGTTCGGCGAGGCTTCCGGCACGCTGGCGTGCGTTGTTGAGGGCCGCGTCGGTGGCGGTGAGATCGCGCTCGACCTGACGCAGATTCGCCGGGTCGAAGGGCTCCACCCCGAGCTGCCGTTCGAGTTCGGCGACCCGCGCCCGCAGTTGCTCGACCTGCGCGGCGTGGGTACGGGCGGCCTGTTCCAGCGCGGCGATATCCGCCTCGGGAAGACCGGCGGCGCGGGCCTGGGCGGCGGTCAGACTCAGGCTGGCAAGGGCGTCGTCGAGGGCGGCCTGAGCCTCTTGGGCCTCACGGGCGCGGGCATTGGCGGCACTCCGGGCGGAGGTCAGGGTCGCCTGCGCCGCCGCGTGGGCGCTCTGGGCGCGGGCCAAAGACGCCTGTGCCTCGCTCAGCCGGGTGCGGATCGTCTTGACCTCGCTGAGCAGCCGTTGCCGTTCCCGCGCCGGGTCCGCCCCCGCCGCCCTCACCCGTCGTGCCAGCCCGGTGAGCAGCCGCAGGGCGAGGTCGTGGGGATCGCCCGAGATGTTGGCCTCAAGCTGCCGCAGGTCGGCCTCACGCTGTTTGAGGGCCTCCTCCCAGTCGGCCACCTCGGCACGTTTGGCCTCGATGGTCTTCTTGCGGGCGGCGAGTTCGGCCTTGAGTTCGAGGTAACGGGTGCGGCGCTCGGTCAGCGTGCGGTCGAGGGCACTCACGCGCCCCTCCAGCGCCTCCAGATTCACGGCGGGGGCGGCGGGCAGCGTTCGCACGGTCCCCTCGCACAGGGGGCACGGCTCGCCGAGGTGGAGGTGGGCACGGTACGCCGAGAGCCCCGCTTCCCGCCTCGCCGCCTCAAGTTCGGCCTTCGCGGCGTCGAGGTCGGCCTTCGCGTTTCGGCCCTCGCGCTCCACCCGGCCCCATTCGAGCGTCTGGTCGGCCTGAAGTTGCTCGTCGGCGGCGAGGCGGGCCTTCTGGGCGGTAAGACCCGCCTTCTCCGTCTCCAGTTGCACCCGCTCGCGGCGCAGGGTGTCGAGCTTGGTGGCCGCTTCCTTCGCCGCGTGGTGGGCGTCCTCGTCCCAGGGCAGGGGAGAGGCGTGGGTGGTCTGGGGTGTGCCGCCCGCGCGCTTGAGCCGCGCCACGTCGGCCTCGGCCTCACGCAGGGCGTCGGCGCGGGATTCCAGCTCGGGAATGCGGTCCTCGGCGTCCAGGGCGGCCTGCAAACTCCGGTCGGCGGCCTCCACCGCGCGCCGCGTCGTCTCCTCGGCCTGCACCGCCCGTTCCAACTCGCCCGCCTCGCGCCCCGCCGCGATTCGGGCCCGCTCCGCCGCGTCGAGGAGGGGAAGCACCCCCGCCACCCGCCGCGCCCGCTCGGCCCGTTTGGCGCCCTCACGCACGCCCTCCGCCCGCGCCTCCAGGGTGCTCAGGCGGCGGGCGGCGTCCTCGCGGGCGGCCCACACGCCTTCCAGCGCCCGCAGGCGGTTGACCTGGCCCTGCAACCGCTCGCGGGTCTCCACCAGCCGCTCGATCTCGCCGTCCACCGTCTCCCGCTCGGCGCGCAGGGTAGCCACCGCCCCGGGGGTCGCGCCCGCGTACTCGCCTTCCAGCAGGGCGTGAAGGCTCGCCGAGCGGTGCTTGAGTTCCTTGGCCCGGTCGCCCGCGAAGGTGTGCATGGCCCGCACATGGTCGAGGCCCATCAGTTCCCCGAGGAGGGCCTGCCGCTCCTTGCCCGTGCCGTGCAGCAGCCGGGAGAACTCGCCCTGCGGCAGCAGCACCGAGCGCGCGAAGGTGCGGAAGTCGAGCCCCACCACCCGGCGGATGCGGTCGTTGATCCCCTTGGTGCCCCCGTCGCTGAGGCCCACCCAGCGGTCTCCCTCCTTCCGCTCCAGGCGCACCTCGTTCTCGGCCTGGCGCCGCCCGCGAGACCGGGCCACCCGGTACACCTCGCCGCCGACCTCGAAGGTGAGGCTGACCGAGAGCCCCCGCTCCCCCTGCGAGATCAGCGCGTCGAGCCCGCGTTCTCCGAGCCTCGGTGTGCTGCCGTACAGGGCGAAGGTCATCGCGTCGAGCAGGCTGCTCTTGCCGCTCCCCGTGGGTCCCACGAGGGCGAAGAGTTCGAGGTCGCCGAATTCCAGAGAGACGTGCTGCCGGAAGGCGGTGAAGCCCTGGAGTTCGAGGCGAAGGGGCCTCATGGGCGCCCCCGGTGGGGTCGAGAGGCAAACGTGGCCGGGGTTCCTCGACTCCCCGACTCCCCGACTCCTCGACGATGAGCCCCGCGAGTCACTTCACCACCTCCGCCCGCTCCTCCTGCTCCTCGCCGCGCGCGGCCTCGTCGGCCTCCTTGAAGGCGGCGCGCAAGTCGTCGGGCAGTTCGCCTCGGCGCTCCTGGTGAAAGCGCTCGTACAACTCCGTCAGGCTCAGCCCCTCGCGCTTGAGGTTCGGGAGGGCGAGGTCGTCCTGCACGGCTTCGAGTTCGACGGCGAGCGTGTTGGGCACCATCCGCAGCACCCGGTCCTTCAGTCCCGGCATCGCCGTTCCCGAGGGCGCCCGCACGACCACCTTGACGAGCCCGCCGAAGCCCGCGAGCTTCGAGAGCCGCGCCTCGACGTGCTCCAGGTCCACCTTCACCGTCCGCAACTCGCGCCCGCTCGCCAGGGGAACAGGGGTCACCCGGGCCGGGCGTCCGGCCTCCACCTCCACCAGGTTGACGTGCTTCTTCTCCCCTCCCTCCCCGAAGTCGAGCTGGATGACGGAGCCGGGGTAGTGCGCGAGCGGCATCTCCGAGGCGGATTGCGGCTTGTGGACGTGCCCGAGCGCGACGTACTGCGCGTCTGCCGGAAGTTGCAGCGGCGAGAGGGTGTAGGCGTTCGTGAGGTCGAACTGCATGGTGCGCTCAGAACCGCTGGGCACGGCGCCGTCCATCGTCGCGTGGAGCATCAGCATGTTGACGGAGCCGGGTTTGAAGCCTCCCGAGAGGCGGCGCAGGAAAAAGCTCATCCCCTCGCGGTACTTCTGTCGCCACGCGCCCACGTCGCCGC from Deinococcus aetherius includes:
- a CDS encoding MFS transporter; translated protein: MFARVSAWRVQTFRALRHPAYRRYWFSQLLSLVGSWMQATAQQYLVLELSGGSSAALGYVTVAQFLPSLLLSLFAGAVIDRVPRRRVLLTTQLVLLSTATALAVTTHLGVVTLGLVMALAFVSGTANAFDMPARQSMVVDFVPRPDVPNAVALNSLSFNVSRTIGQALFGVVAALGVTLLAGGDPDQLSRLALPFYLNVGSFFAVLFVLATLPFPPREIGQHGSVAEDVREGLHYVRGTPAVRNVMLLVGLLSLTVINFNVIIPYYARVVFGAREAAFGTLSAAFGVGAMAGALWQASKPNPARNLRIGAVILLAATAALAFTPGPVPATPVLAVCGFGMLSLLVSANSTVQLTIPDHLRGRVMSLYSFVLVGMGPPGALLASTLIGKEGPLGPRWGLVTLAALGLGALLILWGRLPRQVTPPAPSADPPGVPAD
- a CDS encoding C40 family peptidase; amino-acid sequence: MTFLPRFLLPLTLLTLASGAGASLTGGGAGPLPPAVPASAEGPLTVTVQPGDTAFRLARAHGLSVEVLLALNGLSGPDLRVGQVLRVREVPPYTVQPGETLYSLARRFGVSVDALLAANTLPTDTVLRAGQVLLVPGPGPGVTAPAPAVTAGQPPVPDLAPPLTAVPVASSPDVLAPEPLPGDALAAPLPGDWRGAALALLGVPYVYGGSTLAGLDCSGLVLQVFAPLGLNLPRRSAEQAQVGLPVAAGELQPGDLVFFDTEGRGTVTHVGIYLGEDEFLNANSYRGGVVVDHLLSDRYWAPRLVGARRVLPPTTYASGR
- a CDS encoding transcriptional regulator, which produces MPKKERKRLQVVISEEQDALLTRTAYELSSPERLISKSEVVRLAIEKIARELGEGEHLDEYRALLDDTPEEDEG
- the murA gene encoding UDP-N-acetylglucosamine 1-carboxyvinyltransferase, which codes for MQLTPLHLQGGRTLSGTLAIQPSKNAALPIIVASLLSSEPVTLHGVPRLSDVYTILDLAHHVGARHAWVGPNSLTLHTPEIVNTDAPYALVSKMRASFIMMGALIARAGQATVSMPGGCAFGYRPVDQHVKAFRALGVSVVEEGGNFDARREGSLNGSFVFELLTVGGTQNAILAAVLGGGTVTLENASIDTDVVDLINFLNGLGARIEGAGTNTLTIHGVPSLRGGEYRIIPDRIEAGTFMIAAAATRSRLTLTNVRPDHLRAVSAKLGEMGVDILEGGDRLVVDARDRELRPVNITTQSFPGFPTDVQPQMSALLATVPGTSVVQDPVYPDRLTHVAELQRMGANITVSGYTQVIQGGKLHAAPVKAADLRAGAALFIAALTTEGETVIDGVQYLNRGYERLAERLRSIGANAWQPQPVLANAMD
- a CDS encoding alpha/beta fold hydrolase, yielding MSSTESNSTGQSRTSTLEHAGRPLQVTELGTNEPALVLLSGLGDPASWWFSVPSPEEAGPHWQGDPRGDRPGLAPGLASVARVVAYDRAGVGGSAALDHDRTWDEIYAELEAVLNALHLTRPPVLVGHSLGGMIASTYARRHLSRVGGLVLLDMTPPPLEPRPHGPSPERLALTHFEPPEVAPHVLGDLPLVLVAPGRPSTVAEVAWQQPTATREALDSRFRQRRERHEQILRTSARSRAVWTSQPGHYVHLDTPDVVMEAVLEVWQEVRARLE
- a CDS encoding NUDIX hydrolase, with the protein product MTLSEETTWEGRPARLTWLPGYRPRPHETVGQVGGLCFTADGHIVLVSRDGSEWSLPGGKPEGDETWEETLRREVAEEACAEVLACRLLGAQRVEGLTPQPYHQLRFWARVGLHPFAPVFETRHRRAIPTEEYAHVLPWGAGVIGQALLRQAFATERELQGGAAAGHDSR
- a CDS encoding AAA family ATPase; the protein is MRPLRLELQGFTAFRQHVSLEFGDLELFALVGPTGSGKSSLLDAMTFALYGSTPRLGERGLDALISQGERGLSVSLTFEVGGEVYRVARSRGRRQAENEVRLERKEGDRWVGLSDGGTKGINDRIRRVVGLDFRTFARSVLLPQGEFSRLLHGTGKERQALLGELMGLDHVRAMHTFAGDRAKELKHRSASLHALLEGEYAGATPGAVATLRAERETVDGEIERLVETRERLQGQVNRLRALEGVWAAREDAARRLSTLEARAEGVREGAKRAERARRVAGVLPLLDAAERARIAAGREAGELERAVQAEETTRRAVEAADRSLQAALDAEDRIPELESRADALREAEADVARLKRAGGTPQTTHASPLPWDEDAHHAAKEAATKLDTLRRERVQLETEKAGLTAQKARLAADEQLQADQTLEWGRVEREGRNAKADLDAAKAELEAARREAGLSAYRAHLHLGEPCPLCEGTVRTLPAAPAVNLEALEGRVSALDRTLTERRTRYLELKAELAARKKTIEAKRAEVADWEEALKQREADLRQLEANISGDPHDLALRLLTGLARRVRAAGADPARERQRLLSEVKTIRTRLSEAQASLARAQSAHAAAQATLTSARSAANARAREAQEAQAALDDALASLSLTAAQARAAGLPEADIAALEQAARTHAAQVEQLRARVAELERQLGVEPFDPANLRQVERDLTATDAALNNARQRAGSLAEQERGARERLRRRGEIEREAKEVAHGLDTWQTLANTLRANEFQQYLLAEVEARLLTGAGALLFEISDGRYRLALEDGEYVVQDLWNAGETRAVKTLSGGETFLASLSLAIALSDYLAGNKILGALFLDEGFGTLDPQALEAVANALENLRTQGRMVGVVTHVESLSERLPSRLIVTKSVAGSSVQRLDG
- the sbcD gene encoding metallophosphoesterase family protein, yielding MRVLHTADFHAGRNLRGLDRTPEVHEALVEIAGLARSERADAVLVSGDLFDTVNPSAEAEAAVFDFFLRLRDARIPAVVIAGNHDSAARLHGLAGLLGWVGVQLVAQPTANPLDMIRTVETKGGETLTVGALPFLSERRLVKAADVMGGDVGAWRQKYREGMSFFLRRLSGGFKPGSVNMLMLHATMDGAVPSGSERTMQFDLTNAYTLSPLQLPADAQYVALGHVHKPQSASEMPLAHYPGSVIQLDFGEGGEKKHVNLVEVEAGRPARVTPVPLASGRELRTVKVDLEHVEARLSKLAGFGGLVKVVVRAPSGTAMPGLKDRVLRMVPNTLAVELEAVQDDLALPNLKREGLSLTELYERFHQERRGELPDDLRAAFKEADEAARGEEQEERAEVVK